DNA from Choristoneura fumiferana chromosome 6, NRCan_CFum_1, whole genome shotgun sequence:
cgtaattctagtaccgcccgtgcgacatacaatgtttttcatcacatttgcaagtaaatttaatatttgtaaaaaagaaaaaatataattcttcgcAAAATatttggcgataccttaggctgtgcttcCGCAACGTCGACCTCTACCGCCCTCGCATGCCGCGGCGCAAACGtggtgtgcatgtggtggtccatgtaggcCTGCTGCAGGAGCGCgtcgcagcgccatcagtacgggcacggactcatttatcgaccttgggcttcatggcaagacaatgtgtacgagcaatgactcattacgaccacgggtttcatgacaagcacataaaggtcgagggttttatttgggggttgcaatgaactaaggtagcctgcatgttacgacactgtttacgagcaagtgtgatgaaaaaaaaataaataagtatagtcTCGGTTAAAATCGACACGTTCAGGTGCTCTTACTAGTTAATGCCTCTACGGTCTTGCTCGCCCGAAGATTCGCAAGACGCAGCGAAGTTGCATGCATGTGTGGAATACATTTGCTTAAGTCCGGTCTACAAAGATcagattttttgttttaaggtATTTCTCCTGAACTACTGAAACCGACTGAATTGAAATTAACATACGTAAGCCGGTGCATCCGGTGTATTTAAAGTTTGAATACGGTTgcagtggcagaacattttatatgaaagCTATTCAGCACTTTCCCGACACGATTTCGTAGAAATGACTGACATCGACACGAAACGGATCCGACACCGACAAGCGGGNNNNNNNNNNNNNNNNNNNNNNNNNNNNNNNNNNNNNNNNNNNNNNNNNNNNNNNNNNNNNNNNNNNNNNNNNNNNNNNNNNNNNNNNNNNNNNNNNNNNATCGACATTTTacctgtaggtattttaactttcgatattcaaatatgtaaccaccTGTATACCTGCTCCGaacaaaaaatatcataaaaattgAAGTGAAAAGATAAACTCAGACAACCCCGTTCTTTGTGTAACCAGCGGTGTTAGTTGAAGAGCGtttaaaagctagttttacTGTAGGAGCGACCCAGTTCCAAACATTAGTCAGCTGCCAGCAATAGCTCTTTTACCTTCTCGCTTAAAAACAACTCTTGGCTTTTAAAACGAGACCCTCCGCAAacaaaattaagtttattttccTTCGAAAACTTCTGtgtttacgcaaaacgtaacatcGTAGGTCGGGTCGTGTAGAGGTCCCTTTACGGGAATGTGTGATGGacccttaaatcatttttattgtttttgacagcctaTGCATGTCAATGGACCGGTCACTCATTCGACCGGGCAGTCATTCAAAAGCACTGAGAGAAGGTGCACGTCAGTAACGGGCTCGGGGTCAGAGCGGAGCTCTCAGTGTCAAATCGTGTCATTAAGTAATCTAAGATCATCTCaatcatatttataaatataaacagtTGTACGGTATCAGTAACGCGATAATATAGTGGTGAACGTAATCGCAGTTTGATTTCATCTTCATAACCTCAACCCTTCACAAGACACCGGCGGCAGCTAGctacaggaggcggcagctgtccagaccgatcccaggggCTTGAGAGGGTCTGACTTCACATCGGCATCATCACCGAcgaccaaggcgcggcctgcacatcgaacccgcgaggccagcggtttggtctaagtattaacgtcagcggcgcagggtgcgcacgcacATCACATCAAATTCAACCCACCGGCagttctcagggcgagaattgccAACATTTTTGGTGAACCCATGAGAGGGAGCAAACGTTAGAAGAACGTTAGAAAAGAATCAGCACGATAACGTACGTCGCAGGGCGCGTGTACTTCATTATCATCTCGGCAcggcgggcgccgcgcgcgcatacTTCACAtcatattatcataatattgattaataatattaagacattaAATTCAGTGCGCGTTAAGTCATTTTCGCAGTGAGTGAAAGTGCGGTTTAAATAGTGCAATAGGTATTGACACTCGAAATATTCATCATTGGAAGAAATTTCGCCGCCATCTTGTTGCGagtagcaaacaagcaagcaagtcaTCACACAAATCATCGGAGAACGGACGGAACTCGGCAAGTCAATCTCattctcattcattcattcaaagactttaagtgttttttataaattgtcatTCACTTCACTCCGATCAATTCGGACAACTTGCGAGTTGCATTATCTATGGTCAGATGAGCGCATAACTGActcattcattcgttcatttGTGTCAAATGTCATTTACTTATATCAACAATCGTTATCGGTAATCAATAACTTTATCACGTTATCAGTTAATCATTACGGCATAAGTAAACAAATGCTGTTTTAGTGAGGTTTAAGTTTAAATACAGTGTTGTGTTTAATTTGATCAAACAGTGAGATTTATTGTTGATATTGCGGGTCGATTGTTGTTAAAGTTAactttaggtaggtagtttaatAGAAGTGTAGCTCACAGGGTGTGACTATTGTTATTCAGTGTAAGCATTTATCTTTAGTCATTGAATTCAGAGGTTACTGATTTGATTTAAACACATCAAGTACTTCATTCATTTACGTCAATATGCCTCCTAAAATTCATGCCAAGATTCAATTTATGTCGAAATATCGCATGCTGACAGATTTTGCTAGTACAATTAGCGAAGCCCAAGGTACATCAGCGGTGGCAGTAGCTAAACGTAATTTCGGTTCATATTATAATCAGTTCGTACTAGCATATGAGGCGTTGCTTGGTCTTTCGTCAGAGGAGATTCCTGAGGGAGAAATGGAACAAATTCACGCACAGTTTAGTgaaatcaataagttacttgTCAGGTTGGAGCAGGCATCGGAGCGCGGGGGGTCCGCAGACGAGCCTAGGATACATCGTCATAGCCAGGTAATGGCAAAGTTGCCTTCCATTGAACTGCCTAAGTTTAGCGGCACGCCAATGGAGTGGATGTCATTCTTTGATCTCTTTCAATCCTTGGTCCATTCACGGGACATTTCAGATTCGGAGAAGCATTTTTATTTGCGAGCATCGCTGTCAGGTGAAGCTCTGTCGCTCATACGTCAGCTACCGATGGATGGTCAAAATTATTCAGTGGCACTGAAATTGCTCACAGATAGGTATCAGAACCACAGGATGCTGGTAGATACATACCTGTCACAGATCACCAACCTACCGGTCATTAACAATGTTGAGAGGTTAAGGTCAGATTTCTATGATCCTCTCCGAGAGTCTATTCAGGCCCTGGAAAAGCTCAAACAACCAATTAACGAATGGTcatatttaattgtgtttttaatcaTACAGAAGCTGCCAACATTGATCAGGTCAGCATTCGAACAGCGGTATGGGACGTGTCATCATGTTCTACCCAGTGTTCATCAACTGCTCGAGGTACTCGACGAGCAATGCAGGGTGCAGCTCGCCGTGTCACCAACACCAGAAGCGGCTTCAGGGAGAAGCTACCACCGGCCACCACCACGACGAGGACGGCAGGGTGCGTCCACCTCGGAGGCACGTGGCAGGCCAGCACGCGGAGTGCGTCAAGTTCATCAGGTGAATTCTATTTCATCATGTTCATTTTGTAGCGGTGACCACTCATTATATAGATGCGCAGTGTTTCTAAGTATGTCACCAGTAGCACGCAAGGCGTGGGCGAAACGTAGTGGTCACTGTTTTAAGTGCTTGAGGTTGCACTATGCTAGGGACTGCAGTCAACGGAATTGGTGTCTGCACTGCAAGTCTCCTGAGCACAACTCACTCATTTGTAATGCAGGGGCAGCTCCTAAGGCTAGGGAGTCACCTGAAAGGGACCAACCTGTGGTGTCAACATTAGGCCACGGTAGGCAATCGCCCAGCGTCAGTCACCGGGCAGGCAACCCCAGCATCATGCACAAGGCGTGGGCCAGGGTGGCTACCCACTTGTGTGTGCACCTCAACCGAGCCAGGGCGGCCACTCAGATGTACCAGTGACTCAACCACTGTACCAGGAAGCTCCATCAGCTCAGGCGATGGCAGCTTACCGGCCAAGGCCTCCGGTAGGGGCAAGGGCACAGTGGGCTCAGTCTGAGTATCAGGCACTTAGGTATGGGCAGCGGATCAGCCCCATTCCTCCACAATCCCACCATCTCCTCAATGAGATGCTACCACTGTTGGTGTGACACAGTCATTACCAGTCACCATTTGTCCCACGGCGGTAGTAATGGTGAAATCAGGTGATGGCAATTATTTTAAGGTTAGGGCCTTACTCGACACCGGGGCGAGTGTCtcagtaattaaacagtcaatagTTCAAAGGTTAAAATTACACCAACAGTCTAatggtaataatatttatggaaTTGGTCAGCAAAGGGTAAAGGTACCTGGTTCAATAGTCAAATTAATAATCAAACCTGTAGGTAAACAGGTACCCATCATTAGTACAATAGCTTCAGTCATGTATTCACTAACGGGAAACATTCCATCATATGACACTCAGCTCAAAGATCAATTACGGTTGTCACATATCATATTAGCTGATGGCAAGTTTGACAAAGCCTCAGATGTGGACATCATTTTAGGTACtgacatattaaattatgtactcgATGGTTCAAAGATTTCCACTCACGTTCCAGGAATAGCAGCCTACGGGACATGCTTTGGGCATGTCATCATGGGTTCATTGACCTCGACTCACCAGTCAGCGGTGACGTCATCACAGTCAGCGGGTACGTCCGTGGAGGACTACGGCCTGCACGCCACTAGACTCGAGGAGGTGCTCGAGCGGTTTTGGAAGGTCGAGGAGCCGCCTTCGAAGCCTGCAGTTCATCCAGATCACATGGAATGCGAAAGGTTGTACATTTCCACTACTCAACGTCTGCCTGACGGCAAATACATAGTCAGGTTACCGTTACTTTCAACACGCTCATCATTAGGCGAATCAAGGTCGCTTGCAATGAAAAGGTTGCGAGCTTTGGAGAGAAAATGGCTAAGGACGCACTTTTCGCCTCCAAGTATAAAGATTTCATGAGAGAGTACGAAACTCTCGGTCATATGTCAAAATCGGATTTTCAATTTAACTCAGAACATTTTGTCATACCTCATCACGGTATCTTCAAAAGAGGCACAGATAAAATCAGAGTTGTATTCGACGGATCAGGGCGATCGTCCACAGGTGTGTCACTCAATCAATGCCTTCACTCTGGGCAACCTCTTCAAAATGATATcactaaaatcattttaaattttcgacgTCATCAAGTGGTATTCACTACTGACATCAAAATGATGTTTCGTCAAACATTTGTTCACCCAGATGATAGGAAATATCAATTAATCCTCTGGAGGGAGGATCCGTCACACGATGTTCAGGTATATGAATTAAATACTAATACCTACGGGCTGAGGTCAAGTCCATTCATAGCTATACGGACGGTGTTGCTACTAGCGGACGATTGGGAGGTGTCGCATCCGAATTCACACGCAGCACACGTCATGCGACGAGATATCTTCGTTGATGATATCCTCACAGGAGCAGACTCAGTAGCAGAGGCTCAACAGCTCAAGCAAGAGCTCATAGCGCTAACCGGGAGCGCAGGTTATGAGTTACGTAAATGGTCGTCCAATAGTAGGGAGCTATTGCGTGACTTACCGGAGGAGTATTGCGAGCTGCCACATTCATTTGATACTGAGGATAAAAGTTTCATCAAGGTATTAGGTGTTCAATGGGATCCAG
Protein-coding regions in this window:
- the LOC141428484 gene encoding uncharacterized protein, with amino-acid sequence MPPKIHAKIQFMSKYRMLTDFASTISEAQGTSAVAVAKRNFGSYYNQFVLAYEALLGLSSEEIPEGEMEQIHAQFSEINKLLVRLEQASERGGSADEPRIHRHSQKLPTLIRSAFEQRYGTCHHVLPSVHQLLEVLDEQCRVQLAVSPTPEAASGRSYHRPPPRRGRQGASTSEARGRPARGVRQVHQVNSISSCSFCSGDHSLYRCAVFLSMSPVARKAWAKRSGHCFKCLRLHYARDCSQRNWCLHCKSPEHNSLICNAGAAPKARESPERDQPVVSTLGHGRQSPSVSHRAGNPSIMHKAWARVATHLCVHLNRARAATQMYQ
- the LOC141428487 gene encoding uncharacterized protein, with protein sequence MYSLTGNIPSYDTQLKDQLRLSHIILADGKFDKASDVDIILGIAAYGTCFGHVIMGSLTSTHQSAVTSSQSAGTSVEDYGLHATRLEEVLERFWKVEEPPSKPAVHPDHMECERRIKVACNEKVASFGEKMAKDALFASKYKDFMREYETLGHMSKSDFQFNSEHFVIPHHGIFKRGTDKIRVVFDGSGRSSTGVSLNQCLHSGQPLQNDITKIILNFRRHQVVFTTDIKMMFRQTFVHPDDRKYQLILWREDPSHDVQVYELNTNTYGLRSSPFIAIRTVLLLADDWEVSHPNSHAAHVMRRDIFVDDILTGADSVAEAQQLKQELIALTGSAGYELRKWSSNSRELLRDLPEEYCELPHSFDTEDKSFIKVLGVQWDPVSDSMAYQINVPLGHPPTKRSVLSTIARLYDPCGYCAPVIFRFKVFLQSLFSDGLNWDEPINQNQINQWDELTQDLNHLSHLQIPRCVSLPSAVSYSLHGFGDASELGYAASVYLRTVDASGHVKEPRRFISRWFQH